A segment of the Gossypium hirsutum isolate 1008001.06 chromosome D10, Gossypium_hirsutum_v2.1, whole genome shotgun sequence genome:
AAAGAACCCTCACCTGCAAATGACTCTTAACTTCATCATTGGTTAAGCCATCTACTTGCATGAGTTCCCTAATCTGCTTTGGAGTAGCCActgcaaaaaaatttcaaagatttTTGACTCAGAAACTTTAAACTAAAAGGATCAATGAATGAATTGTCACAGAACAATACAATCCTATGATCTCAATTCCCAACAGATCTATGGAATCCCAGTTTCGAATATATTATCATCTATGGTCTCAAACAAAAATAGTTATACATGtataattcaaacacatattgAAAAACATTTGTTGGACTCTAATCTATATTTTCCATCAGATCAAGTGCAAATCCAGTCTTCCCATTGACCAAACTTCTTAATTGTAATCTAGCAGGATAATAAACAATCCAAGAACAGCAAAATCAAATTCGAAACCAGCTAAGTATATGTCTAACTCTCATTCTGGAAATCATGATGTGTGATTACATTACAATAACTAAGGAACAGAACACAAGGCCATGCGTTCAAAATGGGCTCTAGGTGAAGTATATAgtaagcatgaaaaataatttttgatgattGAACTGGATGATGCTTGTCTTTCAGTCAAGCTCTATGAGTAACCATCAAATGCTTAagagtaaaatatttttaacttttatccaTATCATCCTCCAAAGATATATCAGTATCCTTAGAAGCAAGTTAGAAATAGCTCGGTTTAAACCAATCAACCCATTCACATCCTATTACAATATATTTTGTAGATAATCATGATTTCCCATTTGCTAAACCAAAGTTGAAATGATGGCTTTTGGCAAGTAGCAAAGGACACAAACAAGAGAAGTGAGCAACTTACCTTCCTTAGGACCTTCTTATGGTATTGATAGCCCTAATCACACAAGAAAGAAATTTGTTACTAAATTAAACTATCAGCTGATAGCACTaaatcaaagagaaaaaaaaagtaaccaTGCATTGCTTGATTACCTTGTCGGTGCCATAGATATAATCACAATAAGTAAAAACTAAAGCAAAGTTGCTCTGGCTTTGTTCTCCAACATAATGATGGTAATCATGGTAATCAGCACCACCATAAAATGGGATAAACCTTGTGGGTGCCCAGGGGGAATCATATCTGCATTACACAATTTATAACTAAGCTAGGCTTCCAAGCATGAAAGTCATATGTTACTTCTTTCATCACTTAAAACCACTTGCGGCAATTATTCTTAAAGAAGCTTTATGAGATAATATATTAACAAACGACGAATTTTGTACACtcaataaccataaaataaatcatacataAAACTACAGTAGCATATTTTTCAAAATGTTGTTCCTTCAAAACCTGCCCTTTATGACAGCAAGAGTCAACTTATACACAGGAAAAGATGAAAAGGAAAATATTTGCAAGTTTTTGAGACATCTTCAAACTCGTATCCAGAGATATACCAAAAAAAGGCCAGCCATGAATACTtcaggaaaagaaataaaagttgcAAGTCTAGACGCTGAAAAAAAAGATCACATAGCTAAACAATAACATAATGTAATATTGCTAACCTCAGAACCAAGCACTTTAGTGATTGTCAACAAAAGAATCTAAAGCTGCTGCCATCTTCTAAACTCACAAACTTAAATAGATGGAGACAATTTGAAACTTCAAACAAAAGAAATGAGAACTTTGCATAACAAAGTAAAGAAACATAAACATCTAAAGCAACAATTTTGCACCAGTTAACACTTTGCCATGAATTGATACCGAAAAACGAGTGTTGAATAACAGATATAAAACTACAAATCCTATTAGGATTAAAAGTTCATTCTTATTCCAGTTTTCATCTGATATTCTCACTCAACAGCAATTATCACCATTTTCTTCTCTACCTTATTGAAGCAAAAACACAGAACCAAACAGCAGAACAACCTAACATCAACTCTTCCACCAGAATCCAAACctctcaaaatcctaaactctcTGTTTCAATTTCTAAGAGAGAAAAACTACAAGAAATACTAAAACTAAAGCTACGTCAACAATGGTATCatgagaaagaaaattaaatatctgaattaagtaaaaaaagagagaaaaatctaAAGGAGAGACAAATAAGGGGACAATGTTGAAGACAATGTTGAAAAATCtaaatgagagaaaaattaaaaCAGAGAAAGCCGAAGAAAATGTTGAAGCAAAGATTCATACCTGAAATCAGCCTCCGATGAAGACAATGTTGAGGATTTGTTATACAAGCAGAAGAAATGAGGACAGATCTGCAATACCGatggaagaagaagcagaaatctATGAGGGCAGAAAAAGGAAACGAAAATAAGAAATGGGTAAGGATTTTCTAATCGGCGCTGGATGGGGAGAATACCTATTACGGGACCGGGTGTATTAGGGAAGGAACAGATTTGGGACGTAATGACAATACAACCAACCAAACAACGGATTAAAGGGGGATTAAGTGGGGCCCACCGAACCAATAcactcaaccaaacatggtgtaaaaCGCGTCTACGTAGGAGCGTTTTAAGAAAAAATACGGGTTAAAACGCATCCCTAAGGGAGTGTTTTGCCAGGTCAGCACAAAACGCGTTGACATGGACGCCCTTTGCTAACGTGGCAAAACGCTCCCTCAGGGACGCTTTTTAGCCCGTGTTTTTGACCCTCAACagtcatttaaaattttgaccgttgggggtccaacggtaaaaaaaactataaaaaccccCACATATTTTTTTTCACACAaacatttcttccaaaattctctaaaaagctctcaaatttttccttaaatttctcaaagctttctttaattaattatttcatttaatttttttctaaattagtattattttttttataattt
Coding sequences within it:
- the LOC121222095 gene encoding very-long-chain aldehyde decarbonylase GL1-11-like gives rise to the protein MGVTDGYALDSFLVQLLAGVMVAPAGVVVVLICPHFFCLYNKSSTLSSSEADFRYDSPWAPTRFIPFYGGADYHDYHHYVGEQSQSNFALVFTYCDYIYGTDKGYQYHKKVLRKITIKKFVATPKQIRELMQVDGLTNDEVKSHLQLPQQQQPLQINQALFWVVVMHGCVKISLENPRKGAVRSRVPLKVLSS